The following are from one region of the Entelurus aequoreus isolate RoL-2023_Sb linkage group LG17, RoL_Eaeq_v1.1, whole genome shotgun sequence genome:
- the LOC133631890 gene encoding zinc finger protein OZF-like: protein MDDYCYAKMATSAKREHERESAPPTSSKSPTEIKTKDEDVQQLICHPEEVSPQLGGSSTLKQETPQPPCIKKEEEELCITQEGECLLGREEADYTKFPLSILSVKTEDDEEKPQVDNLLAPLSDSEAEDEVEVTLSSDTDCEGDMRTHTDNQDTKCSKKKRGKARSICSICGKSLTRKSILIQHMRTHTGEKPFICAVCGKSFVFKQGLTRHKRTHTGEKPFNCSVCGKRFYLKAHLNQHIGTHTGEKPFNCSVCGKRFSRNGYLTQHTRLHTGEKSFNCSVCGKSFSIKSYLTQHMRTHTDDKRFNCSVCGKRFSNNSHLTEHVRLHTGEKPFNCSICDKSFSIKRNLTQHLRSHTGEKPFSCSICCKKFHHNTDAVQHLKTHKGE from the coding sequence ATGTCCAGCAGCTGATTTGTCacccagaagaagtttccccacagttaggggggagctccactttgaagcaggagactccacaaccaccctgcattaaaaaggaagaggaggaactctgcatcactcaggagggagagtgtcttctaggacgagaggaagctgattacaccaagtttccactgagtattctctctgtgaagactgaagatgatgaagagaaaccacaagtagacaacctcttagctccactatcagatagtgaggctgaagacgaggttgaagtaactttgagcagcgatacagactgtgaaggtgatatgaggactcacactgacaaccaGGACACTAAATGCTCtaaaaagaagagaggtaaagcGAGGTCGATTTGCTCAATTTGTGGCAAAAGTTTGACTAGAAAGAGCATTTTgattcaacacatgagaacacacacaggagaaaaaccatttatttgCGCAGTTTGTGGAAAAAGCTTTGTTTTTAAGCAAGGTTTAACTCGACACAAAAGAACCCACacgggtgaaaaaccatttaactgttcagtttgtggtaaaaggttTTATCTGAAGGCACATTTGAATCAACACAttggaacacacacaggtgaaaaaccatttaactgttcagtttgtggtaaaagattTTCTCGAAACGGCTACTTGACCCAGCATACAAGactacacacaggagagaaatccttcaactgttcagtttgtggcaaaagcttttctattaagagctatttgactcaacacatgagaacacacacggatGATAAAaggtttaattgttcagtttgtggcaaaagattTTCAAACAACAGTCATTTGACTGAACATGTAAGATTACACacgggtgaaaaaccatttaactgttcaATTTGTGACAAAAGCTTTTCTATTAAGAGAAATTTGACTCAACACCTCAGAtctcacacaggagaaaaaccattcagtTGTTCAATCTGCTGCAAAAAGTTCCATCATAATACAGACGCAGTCCAACACTTAAAAACACACAAGGGAGAATAG